The Chitinophaga lutea genome contains the following window.
GAATGGGAGCGGAAAGTCTAATCTCCTAGAAGCTATTGCTGCTATTTTTTATCATATTGAGTGTATGAACCTGAATACACTTCCTAGCTCGTTTGTTTATGATGAAGAGGAAAATCCAGGTGGTTTTACAAGTGATAAAGCCAGTATTGACGCTTTTGAAATTGAATATCTTTTTCAGATGGAAAAGGCAGACCTTCCTAATCCAGTTCAGAATATCAAGTCATCGTGTTGGAAACCGCCTCATGCGCATATTTTGATAACTAAGGAAAAGGGCAATTCCCCTGTTATAAGATGGATGAATAGAAAACTTTTTGAACATAACGGCGATGAGGTATTGACAAGATTAGAGGCTAAAGGTTTTTTTCCTAACTATGTTATTGGATACTCGTCCGGGGAGAATGAGATACTCAGTTTGCCCTTTTTCAAAATGAGATTTATTCATTACGATGAATATGAACAGGCTTTGCAAAAGAAACTTCCGTACACTCAACCAGAAGGTAGGTTAATCTATTTTGATAATAGCTTGAGTCAAGCGGTTTTTTTAACCAATTACTTAATGCAGGATACAAATATTCTGAATCCAATATATAAATCTTTAGGTATTGTTGGCGTTAGTCAATTTAGGATCATCATTAGGTTAAATGAATATACAGAGGCATCTGAATTCTTGAATACGGATAATGAAGATGGAGAAAGGGATGAGGCCGAGTCTTCTAATAGAATTAAGCTTACTTCAAGGCTTGATAATTTAATTACCGTACTGAAAAATTGCTCGACTTGTTGGGAAAACAAAGAAGATGTGTTGTTTCTGGATTATTGTATTGATGATGCAACAAAAATGGCTTTTGCATCCAACTTCGAGAATGATCCGATAAAGCTGTTCCAATCCTTTCAGATATTATTGACTCTAAATCTATTTGAAGTAAGTTATCATTTAAAAAAGGAACTGTATGAGAGTTCGAGTCTGTACGTAAACGAAACAGTACCCGTCTTAGCCTCCGATCGACGAATAATGAGAGTTAAAGACTTAGAAATTACAACAGACAAAACTAGCAGGATATACAATAAATCTTTGTCTGATGGCGAACATCAATTTTTGCACTCA
Protein-coding sequences here:
- a CDS encoding restriction system-associated AAA family ATPase; translation: MKLLRIKLLEQFRSLPDNFEIKFISNGYNANALYQFMPYCLIGRNGSGKSNLLEAIAAIFYHIECMNLNTLPSSFVYDEEENPGGFTSDKASIDAFEIEYLFQMEKADLPNPVQNIKSSCWKPPHAHILITKEKGNSPVIRWMNRKLFEHNGDEVLTRLEAKGFFPNYVIGYSSGENEILSLPFFKMRFIHYDEYEQALQKKLPYTQPEGRLIYFDNSLSQAVFLTNYLMQDTNILNPIYKSLGIVGVSQFRIIIRLNEYTEASEFLNTDNEDGERDEAESSNRIKLTSRLDNLITVLKNCSTCWENKEDVLFLDYCIDDATKMAFASNFENDPIKLFQSFQILLTLNLFEVSYHLKKELYESSSLYVNETVPVLASDRRIMRVKDLEITTDKTSRIYNKSLSDGEHQFLHSMGVCLLFKNSNSLFLLDEPETHFNPEWRSLFISTLKECLQQKGTNFMSDILITSHSPFIVSDCLQSNVLVFERSNRENSKVKVTRPEFNTFGASVNLITNRLFHKEETISMIASTRLKHVLKDFKAHKISLEDAIKEANQLGDSVEKLLIVDQLRRSSSKKTNSTKVKRRK